The Helianthus annuus cultivar XRQ/B chromosome 16, HanXRQr2.0-SUNRISE, whole genome shotgun sequence genome includes a window with the following:
- the LOC110878688 gene encoding ferredoxin--nitrite reductase, chloroplastic yields MSAFHVKFLTPNSFLNPVTGIISSTRLYANPSQTAVPAAPAAQAPKEIAAERLEPRVEKRDGYYILKEKFRDGINPQEKVKVNGEPMKLFMENGIEELAKIPFEELDKSKDSKDDVDVRLKWLGLFHRRKHQYGRFMMRLKLPNGVTTSAQTRYLASVIKQYGEHGCADITTRQNWQIRGVTLPDAPAIIKGLKEVGLTSIQSGMDNVRNAVGNPLAGIDPHEIVDTRPYLDVLQQFITSNSLGNPEFTNLPRKWNVCVIGSHDLYEHPHINDLAYMPATKNGRFGFNLLVGGFFSAKRCAEAIPLDVWVPEEDVVPVCGAILEAFRDLGFRGNRQKCRMMWLIDELGVEVFRSEVVKRMPQQALERASSEDLIDHKWERRDYFGVHPQKQEGLSFVGIHIPVGRLEADDMDQLARLADAYGSGELRLTVEQNIIIPNIKNSKVEALLDEPLLKEKFLPEPPILMKGLVACTGNQFCGQAIIETKAQALKVTEEVERLVSVTRSVRMHWTGCPNTCGQVQVADIGFMGCMTKDENGKTVEGVDVYLGGRIGSDSHLGDIYKKGVPCKDLVPFVVDIMIEKFGAVRREREE; encoded by the exons ATGTCAGCTTTCCACGTCAAATTCCTGACACCCAACTCATTTCTCAACCCGGTTACCGGTATAATAAGTTCCACTAGGCTCTAtgcaaacccgtcccaaaccgcGGTCCCAGCAGCGCCTGCTGCTCAGGCGCCAAAGGAGATCGCGGCGGAACGACTAGAACCGAGAGTTGAAAAGAGAGATGGGTATTATATACTCAAGGAAAAGTTTAGGGATGGTATTAATCCACAAGAGAAGGTTAAGGTTAATGGTGAACCAATGAAACTGTTCATGGAAAATGGGATTGAAGAGCTTGCAAAGATCCCATTTGAAGAGCTTGATAAGTCTAAGGATAGTAAAGATGATGTTGATGTTAGACTTAAATGGCTTGGTTTGTTTCATAGAAGGAAACATCAAT ATGGTCGGTTTATGATGAGGTTGAAGCTTCCAAATGGCGTAACAACTAGTGCACAAACCCGATACTTAGCTAGTGTGATAAAACAATATGGTGAGCATGGTTGTGCTGATATTACCACACGCCAAAACTGgcaaattcgaggtgttacactaccCGATGCACCCGCAATTATAAAGGGTCTCAAGGAAGTTGGTTTAACAAGCATCCAAAGTGGTATGGACAATGTTAGAAACGCGGTTGGAAACCCGCTTGCTGGAATCGATCCACACGAAATTGTGGACACGAGGCCTTATCTTGACGTGTTACAACAATTCATCACTTCAAATTCACTAGGGAATCCCGAATTTACCAACTT GCCAAGGAAGTGGAATGTGTGTGTGATTGGTTCACATGATCTTTATGAGCACCCGCATATCAACGATCTAGCATACATGCCAGCCACGAAGAATGGTCGATTCGGGTTCAATTTGTTGGTAGGGGGATTCTTTAGCGCTAAGCGGTGCGCTGAGGCTATACCTCTTGACGTGTGGGTCCCGGAAGAAGACGTAGTCCCGGTTTGTGGAGCGATTCTCGAGGCTTTTCGTGATCTTGGTTTTAGAGGGAATAGGCAAAAGTGTAGAATGATGTGGTTGATTGATGAACTT GGTGTAGAAGTGTTTCGATCAGAAGTGGTAAAGAGAATGCCACAACAAGCATTGGAAAGAGCATCTTCTGAAGACCTTATTGACCACAAATGGGAAAGAAGGGATTACTTTGGTGTGCACCCACAAAAACAAGAAGGCTTGAGCTTTGTGGGCATTCACATTCCTGTGGGCCGGCTCGAAGCCGATGACATGGACCAATTGGCACGATTAGCTGATGCGTACGGCTCAGGAGAGCTTCGGTTAACCGTGGAACAAAACATCATAATCCCAAACATAAAAAACTCAAAAGTTGAGGCGTTGCTTGACGAGCCgcttttaaaagaaaagtttttACCCGAGCCACCTATTTTGATGAAAGGTTTAGTGGCATGTACGGGCAACCAATTTTGTGGGCAAGCGATTATTGAGACAAAAGCTCAAGCTTTGAAGGTTACAGAAGAAGTGGAAAGACTTGTTTCTGTAACCCGTTCAGTACGTATGCACTGGACTGGCTGTCCCAACACGTGTGGGCAAGTACAAGTGGCGGATATAGGGTTCATGGGATGCATGACTAAGGACGAAAACGGAAAGACTGTTGAAGGGGTTGATGTTTACTTGGGGGGTAGAATTGGTAGTGACTCACATTTGGGAGATATTTATAAGAAGGGCGTGCCATGTAAGGACTTGGTGCCCTTCGTAGTGGATATAATGATTGAGAAATTTGGTGCCGTtcgaagagaaagagaagagtgA